CTATCAGATCGATTAAACCAATCAACATCGATACAGCTTCTGCACGACTTGCTGAATCATTTGGAGCGAACTCAGTAGTTGATATCCCCTTCACGATACCTTGCTCAGCAAACACTTTAATTTGTGTGGATGCCCAGTTGTTATCAATATCCGTAAAAGTGCTTTTCTCAACAGGTTTGAAGTCTGTCAGTCGTGAGAGAACGGTAACGATTTCAGCACGAGTGATTTCTTTATCTGGTTTGAAAGTGCCGTCTCCATAACCAGTTAATACCCCCTGCCCTACCAAAGCCTCAATAGCTTTTGAACCCCAATGGTTAGTAGCATCTGGGAAAGTTGTGCTGCTTGAGGACACCAGATTAAATGCTTTAGCTACAATCGTTGCAAACTCTGCACGAGTTATGCTCGCGTCAGGACGGAAAGAGTTATCCTCGTAACCATCGATAATACCCATGCTAGTAGCTTTTTGAATGGCTTCAGAACTCCATGTACCTGGTGTTACATCAGTAAACGTTTTAGATGGAGTATCTGAAGCTTTCTTGATCATCTCTTCAAGCTTCGTTTTGTCGAAGTCTACTTTCAGGTCAATTGGCTTTTCCACTTGAACCGGAGGTGTGGAAATAACGGTGCCTCCACCAGAACTTGAATTACGGACAGTAATGGACAACTTCTTCTCCAGTTGACCGCCTTTTGCTATTGTGATTTCAGCAGTACCTGCTGATAATCCTTTAAGTAAACCAGTTGAAGAAACGCCAACGATTGAAAGGTCGGACGAATCTATAGACACTCTATCTGTTACGTCAGCTGTTGTAGAATCTGCGAATGTACCAATAACCTGTAATTGCAGAGTTTCACCAACCAAAATGTTACCCGACAACGGCGATACACTAATGGATACAGGTGGAAGAGGATTTACTGTAACCAAGATATCCGCAGTAAAGCCTTTGAAAGTGCCGTGAACATGCGTAGTGCCAAGACCCACAGGAGTCATTTTACCACCTTCGCTGATTGTTACGACATCCTCATCATCAGAAGTCCATGTAGCTTGGGATGTTACGTCTTTTGTACTCTCGTCATCGTAAGTAGCTGTTAACGTAAATTGATACCCTTCACTATCATCAATGGTAGTACCTAAATCGTCAGTGTCAGCATCTACAGAAACAACTTGAGGTTCAGAAGTGCCGGCTGCTGCTTCTACTGTGAAGTTTTGGTTTCCTCTTCCAAGGATAGGAACAGTAGCCGAAATTGTTGCTGCACCTTCAGCAATTGCTGTCAGCTCACCATGTTTATCAACTGACAGTACCGTATCATCGGAAGATGTCCAAGTCGCATATCGCGACAGATCGTAACTAATCGAACCCTCATCAAAGTATGCTTTTGCTTTCAGGTTGAGTGTGTTTCCTACCTCAATAATTGGAACGTCATATGGCTCAATGCCGATATGATCAAAGGCTGGAGGATGTACATCATCATTGACTACCCAAACATAATTCCAAATCGGCTCGATTGAGTCGTCAGCCGTGTATTGAGCAGTAATCTTAGTGATGCCATCTTTTACCCCTGTTAGAAGACCGTCTGCACCAATCATTGCAACACTTTCATCGTCAATCGTGAATGTGAATGCTGATGGATCTATAAGCTCTTCATGATTATCCGAGAAATGCCCCTTGATTTGTGGTGACACTTGCTTGTCTACTCGAAGTGGATCGTTAGCATCGTCAGTGAAGTAAACCGATTCGAGTACAGGTTCTGGTTGCCCTACTGGCCCAACATGCACAGGGATATTTTTAGAACCATGTGCGTTAGTGTAAGTAATAATTGCATCACCTAAACCCATCGCATTTACTGCACCATTGAATACCAATGCCACATTCGCATCGGAAGAAGTCCAAGTTCCGGTTGTAGTTACATCCACTACCCCTGTAGTCCACATCTCTTGCATGAGAAGAACGCCCACACCACCGACATTGTCAATTTGAAGCGATTCTTGGTTAGATACAAAACCTAAGAATGTGCTTGGTGGTGGCGTTATGATAGGAACTACACTTATTTGCACAAAAGAAATCAAACCATTATATGTGCCAGTTATCGTAGTTGAACCCATCACTGAACCAGCCAAAACTGTACCAGTAGAACTTACTGTAGCAACCACAGGGTTACTGGAAGTCCATGTAGCTGAACCCGTAAGATCAGCTATCGCACTGTCGGAATAAGTTCCTTGAAGATGAACATTAGTTGTACCGCCAAAAAGCAAGGATTGCGAATCCGCTCTTGCTGTTACACTACTCAACGTAGGTAAAGCTTGAATAGTGAAATTTGAAACTGGCGATGTAATAAGTCCACTTGGAACCGATTCCCCTGTGCTGTCAACAATTGATGTTTCATCGTAAGGACGAACAATAATTCCAGTGTCCCCAACAGGCGCATCATCCTTTACATGAAGCTTAAAGGATAAAAATGCCCGCATTGCAGGTGTAATAGTCTCATCAGTAGTATTAACCAGTATGAAAGTCAATTGCGTTTTACCGTTGTCATGACTGATCAGTGTATCCATTAACTGCATACCTTCAGGAACAGCAGGGTTCAATCTTACACCAGACGGTTGATAAAGCTGGTCATCAGTTGTGTAACCTTCCTCGTCAAATACAGCTGGATCATACTCGACTTGGAAAATCATTTGTGATAGACCATTTTCGTCAACTGCGGCAATATTAGCTGCATCGACCATAAACTCAGTTGTGGTTCCCTTGTAAATAGGAGCCTCGTCTGGTTGGAGCACACTCAACTCTATTGCAGTTGGTTGTGGTCCTGCAAACGCCGTTCCCGCAAACATCGATGCGACAATTGTAGTTGCTAATGTCACAGATGTCGCGATACGGCGAAACTTCTTAGTTGAACTAAGAATCATTGTTAACCCTCCCGAATTATCTATTTATATTAACACTTAGAGTGATAATAACGAGAGTTATATGGTTACTATCGACACAAAGTTTCGCATTTTTAATATGTATAGTGACTATCGATTTAATTTCGATTAAGATACTGAAATAGTTGGTGTGAAATTAAACCATTAGAAGTAGTCAAATGATCTTCCCGCTTCAGCTTCGCTACCATGAGATTACGTAATCACTCAACTGATGAAATATACATGCTATATCCAACGTAAGCTCCGTTCCAATAAAAAACCTATCCCTTTAAATCCCTTTAAACTGGACAGGTATACAATCTCTCACAATCACAAATTATTAATTCTCACCTAAAATCCTACCTTGCAAATCGTATCCCGAAGTTTGCCTTTTGGTTCATATGCTCTAGTCTGATCCACTTAAAAGATTTGTGCTCTACAATCTTTTCAAGTTCCCCTAATTTTTTTTGATAACTAGTTAATTTTTGAGTCAAATCGACCTTTAAGGAAAGTTCTTTTGCCTTTTTCTTACCTTTACGAATCAAATTAATAAGAATTGATTGGTTAATGTAACATGATCCAGAATTTTCTTTCCCGCCTTCGAGTAGCTTCAGATAATTTCTTATTCAAGTACTTTACAAATTCTATGTACCTGATTATTCGTTAAGTGATTGAACTATGCTGCCCTTTACTTCAATAAAACCGGCAGCGGATCTCTGATCTGCTGCCGGTTTATTGTTTTGGACTAAAGTTCCCAGATAGTTTAATGCCTTAATCAATCACTAATCCCAAAAATTAAAGATTATATCCCCGACTGTTTTAGGTTTCCAATGAAAGATTTGGTTTAGTTCGGCCTTATTAAGGCTGTTTTCGTTTAGCACGGTTTGAGTTCTTTCTTCGAGTATTACTCGTTGATTAAGCACGAATACAGGCAGTACCCTAAATCCAGTGCTAAAGGAATTTACATCATTAGAAAGTGGGTCATCAATATAGTCAATATCGAAATATCGAACTGAAGAAGCAAATGCAACGAAGGGATAGGAACTGTTTAACAGGATGTAAGTGCTTGTGCTCTTGTTTTCCCAGCCAAGCTCTACTTTATAAAAGTTCTGTGATACATGTGGTTCTTCAAAGGATAAAAGCTTCCCATTAGAATAACTTGCCAACGTGTAACAAAGTCTTTTGAATTGTAACGAATCAACCCTTGTTCTATCATCGACTGGGAATCCGGATATACCGTCCAAAAGCAATACTTCCATCACCACCTCTAATTTCTTCTTCCACCTTACAGACGCTTAATTTCGACATATATTGGAACTAACCTGCCCGTTAGCGTAAAAAAAAGCAGCCGATATCGGCTGCTACATGCTATTTCTAGGTGATCTTAATTTCTGAACTACACCTTGAATACTTTCTTGGTGCCCCAGTCGGACTTTATCATCTCAACCGCTTCCCTGAACCTCAATGAGTGAACGATCTCTCGCTCACGCAGAAACTTTAAGCTGTCTTGCAAATCAACGTCATCCGTCATATCGATCAGCCATTGATAGGTGGCACGTGCTTTCTCTTCAGCCGCAATATCCTCGTATAGATCAGCGATTGGGTCGCCTTTAGCCTGAATATAAGCCGCAGTCCACGGAACCCCGGAAGTATTCACATACATCATTCCATTATCATGATTAACGTAATTTTCTCCAAGTCCCGCTTCCTCGAGTTGTCTTGGCGTTGCATCTTTCGTTAGTTTGTACACCATTGTAGCGATCATTTCCAAATGTGCAAATTCTTCTGTGCCTATATCCGTTAATAGCCCTATGACTTTATCCGGAATCGAATACCGCTGATTTAAATACCGCAGTGCAGCCGATAATTCGCCATCTGCCCCACCATATTGCTCAATTAAGTATCTGGCCATCCTCGGATCACATTTGCTTACTCTTACTGGGTATTGCAGCTTCTTCTCATATAACCACATCCGTTTGACACGTCCCCTTTCTCAAGTGGAAATACGGGCTTAATCCGTTATTACACCTGCCACGGCCATGGGCTTTGAGACCACTGCCAAGGATAATTTGAGAAGCTGTTCCCGAATTGAAGCATTGGCCCGTATAGGCTTTCAAACGCCTGCCTGCATTGATGCTGCTGCATTGCAAGCTGATTAAACTGCTGAATCGCCTGTGCGTCATGCGGATGGGTGTCCAAATATAAGGTCAATTCTACCAGGGCAAAACCTATTGCCTGAAGCTCTTCCAGCTTGCTGTAGTATTGTTCGTCCAGAACAATGCTCAAGAAAATCAACCTCCTCAAAAGAATTGCGAAGCAATTCTTACTTCGAAAGCATACACCTTAAGAATTGTCACACATTTGGCCGTTTTCTTAGCCATTTGTGATCATTCTTACTTCGAATATTACAAGTAAAACTTGGATTGATAAGAGCTGTACAATGCCGGCCAGAGTGTCCCCCGCCTTAATGCCTCATGAATAGGGTACTGGGGCAGCCCCTGCGGCTGATACGGGATGAATAGGTTAGGCGGTACGACATAGGTTTTTAGCTTCATCGGCGGACATGGATCGCATGGACCAATAAAAGGCTCATACACATGGACCTGATTAAGCGGGTTTGTGTTATTCGCGGTCTTGTACCCCTTATTTTCCTTACCCAATGCCATATTCTCTACTGCCGCCATATTAGGCATAGGGGCATTATTAGCTGCAGCCGCAACATTTTCCGCATTAGCTGCACTAGCCTCTGCATTAGGTACGTTTGCAGCGTTTGCAGCATTCGCAGCACTTGGGGCACTGTTCACAGCCTGAGCAGCCATATTACCGTTGTTCTCCACGCGGTCATTACTCTCGGTGGTCATACGGATATCCCTCCTGACAATTAGACATCTCCTAATAACTGTATGCCAGCAGGGCTTTTCCCCATTATTACAATAAAAAAAATCCGGCAGAATCTGCCGGGAATCTTATATTTAATGTTCAAAGTTCAACAAACATGAGCACATATGAATATCGTCAAATTCGACCATAGGTATCGTAAATTCGCAAAGCGCGCTTTATGTACCCTCGTCAATATGGTAATGCCATTCTAAGCCGCTATCCGATTATTCTAAAGATATTCAGGATATTCAGTACATTGGCGGATCCAAAGAGCGAAGGAGCATCTAACGGCGAGACTGAAAACATGCCGACAGAACACGTCTCAGCCAAGGTACAGTCTTTCGTCGCATCAGGATCATTATTATCAAGGTCATTGCTGAGTTTCACTGGAAATTAGATAATCCGGAATAGGCATAAGCGTTGCGCCATTCCGGACTGTTTTACAATAAAGAATTTTTCAACCAGGATGGGGAAAGATACGATAAGAATGTCGTTACAGTGTAGCTTCATTCCTAAAATCATAGGGGGTGGGACATATGACTAATCACAATGACCGCGATCGACACGATTCTGACCACAACAATACAGCTGGAGTTGGAAAAACAGCAGGCACAGTAGGCGGCGGTGTTGTTGGTGCTGTTGCGGGTTCTGCTTTAGGACCTGTAGGAACGGTTATAGGCGGTATCGTCGGCGCAGCATTAGGCAATAAAGCTACGGATGCTATTGAAGATAGTGGCGATGATTCACACCGAGAATAATATCCATATACCAACCATCAATTAAATTGGTAAAAGCAGGGCGTAGAGAAATTCTTCGCCCTTTTATTATTGTCCTTGGCGTACTATCCAATAAAAAAATCCGGCAGAATTTGCCGGATCACGTTATAGCTTAATATTAATTTTGAACAAGCCTGCTTTGCGGATCGCCATGTAGATAATAACAACCAACGGTCCAAGAAAGACCCCGATTACGCCCACCAGCTTAAAACCAACGTACAAGCTGATCAATGCGGACAACGACCCGATCCCTACCGAATCGCCCAGAATCTTAGGCTCTACGATACGGCGGAATACCGTCATGAACAAGAACAGGATGTAGAGTCCAATCCCGGCATACAAGTCACCGGTTATCACCAGATAAGTTCCCCATGGGACAAGCACCGTACCTGTGCCCAGAATTGGCATAATATCCACGATTACGATAAGAAGGGCAATCGCAAGCGGATATTTGATATCCAGGATAATCAGACCGATTAACGAGAGGATGTAAGTAAGTGCACTCAGAATAATTTGCGAGCGAAGAAAGCCAAAGATCGACTTTTTCAAATTATCCAGCACTTCATTTACTTGCGGCCTTGATTTCTCCTCGAACAGCGTCAGGAACGTATCTTTCATCGTATTGAGGCTGAACCCAAACATGTAAACCGCAACCAGAAAGACGATAAAGAAAATGAACATGCTCGGAATCCCGGAAGCAAAAGAAATAACGGAGGACGATAATGAGCCTACCATACCCGTGAGTGACTTGCTCATATCGGTCAGCCAATTCTCGATCTGGCCTACGGTATCCGGAGAGAAATTCGCATAAAGCGATCTTGCATTCTCAACTAGATCGGTTACGTATGTACTTGCATCCCCAACATAGTTAGGGACTTTCTGCGCGAAAGCGATCAGCTCCGCGACTACCTTAACTCCCAGCAGTGCCATTAATCCAATTAAGATCACGGTAAACAAACTGCTTGAAATCGTAGAAGCTACGAGACGGTTGGTCTTAAGCCGGCGGATTAGAAACTGAGTCAGCGGCTCCAGGAAAATAGCGACTACCAAAGCAAGCAGGAACGGCGCCCCAACCGTAAATAGCAGATACAAAAGGAACAGCCCAAACGCAACCATGACTAGCGTTTTTATCGACACTTTAACGATACCCTCCTTTCCTCTGGAAAAGTTTGCGAGCCGTTATGTAAGCGGGGCTATGACTTTCGTAAGAGCTTCGTCCACTATCAGCATACGCCCAATTACGAAAGTAATGTCCCCTTTTCTATCCGCGGATTTAAAGAATTGCTTTCTTCTGGTGGAAATCCTCATCCTTATAATACATGTCTTTCACCAGAAGGTTTGGACCGCAGCATGCGGCCGCCGGACAATGGCAGTTCACGCTTCTTGCGAGCTTATGGTCAAGCCAGCGATCAAACAATTGGTCCAGCTGCTCATCATTAATATTGCCAAATGCAGGCACATCAGAGAAGTCGGTTACAAATACTTCACCGGTAAAAAGATTCACATTCAGACGGTTACGGCCATCCGGATCATTGCGCACCGTCACGTTCGGCTCCGAAGCCAGTCTCGACAAGAGCTTCCGTTCCTCCGGATTGTCGCTGCATTGATAGAATGGCAAGGTCCCGAACAGCATCCATACGTTCTTGTCTCTTGTATCGAGCAGTCTGCTAATCGCCCGTTGCATATCTTCCTTCGACAAAACCGGGAGATCCTTCGCGAACGAGCTTGGATACATTGGATGCACCTCATGGCGCTGGCAGCCCATCTCGATAATCAGCCGGTGAATCTCTTCAATCTGTTGATGGGTCCGGTAGTTGATCATCGACTCGGCGGATACAAGAACACCCGCATCGCTCAAACGCTTGGCATTATCAATCATCCGGTCATATAGCTTGGCAGCCGCTTCGCGGGATACCGCATGACCGGCCTTAGCGAAGCCAATCTGGTGGAAATCGTCCGCATTCGTGTAATTGAACGAAATATGCATCACATCCAAATAAGGAGCGAGCTGCTCATAACGGCTGTAAGGCAGCGTGACATTCGAATTGATCTGCGAACGGATGCCGCGGCTTCTGGCATATTGAAGAAGCGGAACCATATACTCTTTCACGGTACGGTCCGAGAAAGAAGGCTCACCGCCCGTAATGCTTATAGTCTCCAAATGCTTCACTTCATCCAGACGTTTAATCATCAGCTCCAGCGGAAGCTTAGCCGGCTCCGACATCACAAGCGTATCGCCTACGGCGCAATGCTCGCAGCGCATATTACACAGGTTGGATACGGTCATCTCGACACTGGTCAATGTATGGCGTCCATATTGCTGCAAGGATCGGATCGGGTCCCAAGGATCATTAAGGGGAGATAATGGCGTGAGGGAATTATTTTTCAAAGCAAAATCTATCGCGTTCACTAATTTCATTGATATCAGCACCTGACTTACATGGTTAAATTGGGTATAGCTTATACCATTGTAATGTTCGAAGGGGAATGAAGCAAATGGAAATAGGTATAAAAAACGAAAAAAGAGGCCAAGCAGCCTCCTTTTCTCCTATTATATTCCCGAGGCTAAACCAACATTCGACTGCTCGCCGTTTACGCTGACAATCATCGTGCTGAGCTGCTTCGATAAATCAACTTCGTAAGGTACAGCCAGTTCTTCGCCCGCTTCGTTGTAGAGCAGTCGGATAATAGGCCGATGT
This region of Paenibacillus sp. JDR-2 genomic DNA includes:
- the ytvI gene encoding sporulation integral membrane protein YtvI — encoded protein: MSIKTLVMVAFGLFLLYLLFTVGAPFLLALVVAIFLEPLTQFLIRRLKTNRLVASTISSSLFTVILIGLMALLGVKVVAELIAFAQKVPNYVGDASTYVTDLVENARSLYANFSPDTVGQIENWLTDMSKSLTGMVGSLSSSVISFASGIPSMFIFFIVFLVAVYMFGFSLNTMKDTFLTLFEEKSRPQVNEVLDNLKKSIFGFLRSQIILSALTYILSLIGLIILDIKYPLAIALLIVIVDIMPILGTGTVLVPWGTYLVITGDLYAGIGLYILFLFMTVFRRIVEPKILGDSVGIGSLSALISLYVGFKLVGVIGVFLGPLVVIIYMAIRKAGLFKINIKL
- a CDS encoding spore coat associated protein CotJA, which gives rise to MKLKTYVVPPNLFIPYQPQGLPQYPIHEALRRGTLWPALYSSYQSKFYL
- a CDS encoding glycine zipper 2TM domain-containing protein; the protein is MTNHNDRDRHDSDHNNTAGVGKTAGTVGGGVVGAVAGSALGPVGTVIGGIVGAALGNKATDAIEDSGDDSHRE
- a CDS encoding S-layer homology domain-containing protein, whose translation is MILSSTKKFRRIATSVTLATTIVASMFAGTAFAGPQPTAIELSVLQPDEAPIYKGTTTEFMVDAANIAAVDENGLSQMIFQVEYDPAVFDEEGYTTDDQLYQPSGVRLNPAVPEGMQLMDTLISHDNGKTQLTFILVNTTDETITPAMRAFLSFKLHVKDDAPVGDTGIIVRPYDETSIVDSTGESVPSGLITSPVSNFTIQALPTLSSVTARADSQSLLFGGTTNVHLQGTYSDSAIADLTGSATWTSSNPVVATVSSTGTVLAGSVMGSTTITGTYNGLISFVQISVVPIITPPPSTFLGFVSNQESLQIDNVGGVGVLLMQEMWTTGVVDVTTTGTWTSSDANVALVFNGAVNAMGLGDAIITYTNAHGSKNIPVHVGPVGQPEPVLESVYFTDDANDPLRVDKQVSPQIKGHFSDNHEELIDPSAFTFTIDDESVAMIGADGLLTGVKDGITKITAQYTADDSIEPIWNYVWVVNDDVHPPAFDHIGIEPYDVPIIEVGNTLNLKAKAYFDEGSISYDLSRYATWTSSDDTVLSVDKHGELTAIAEGAATISATVPILGRGNQNFTVEAAAGTSEPQVVSVDADTDDLGTTIDDSEGYQFTLTATYDDESTKDVTSQATWTSDDEDVVTISEGGKMTPVGLGTTHVHGTFKGFTADILVTVNPLPPVSISVSPLSGNILVGETLQLQVIGTFADSTTADVTDRVSIDSSDLSIVGVSSTGLLKGLSAGTAEITIAKGGQLEKKLSITVRNSSSGGGTVISTPPVQVEKPIDLKVDFDKTKLEEMIKKASDTPSKTFTDVTPGTWSSEAIQKATSMGIIDGYEDNSFRPDASITRAEFATIVAKAFNLVSSSSTTFPDATNHWGSKAIEALVGQGVLTGYGDGTFKPDKEITRAEIVTVLSRLTDFKPVEKSTFTDIDNNWASTQIKVFAEQGIVKGISTTEFAPNDSASRAEAVSMLIGLIDLIVKA
- the yfkAB gene encoding radical SAM/CxCxxxxC motif protein YfkAB, coding for MKLVNAIDFALKNNSLTPLSPLNDPWDPIRSLQQYGRHTLTSVEMTVSNLCNMRCEHCAVGDTLVMSEPAKLPLELMIKRLDEVKHLETISITGGEPSFSDRTVKEYMVPLLQYARSRGIRSQINSNVTLPYSRYEQLAPYLDVMHISFNYTNADDFHQIGFAKAGHAVSREAAAKLYDRMIDNAKRLSDAGVLVSAESMINYRTHQQIEEIHRLIIEMGCQRHEVHPMYPSSFAKDLPVLSKEDMQRAISRLLDTRDKNVWMLFGTLPFYQCSDNPEERKLLSRLASEPNVTVRNDPDGRNRLNVNLFTGEVFVTDFSDVPAFGNINDEQLDQLFDRWLDHKLARSVNCHCPAAACCGPNLLVKDMYYKDEDFHQKKAIL
- a CDS encoding spore coat protein CotJB; translated protein: MSIVLDEQYYSKLEELQAIGFALVELTLYLDTHPHDAQAIQQFNQLAMQQHQCRQAFESLYGPMLQFGNSFSNYPWQWSQSPWPWQV
- a CDS encoding manganese catalase family protein, with product MWLYEKKLQYPVRVSKCDPRMARYLIEQYGGADGELSAALRYLNQRYSIPDKVIGLLTDIGTEEFAHLEMIATMVYKLTKDATPRQLEEAGLGENYVNHDNGMMYVNTSGVPWTAAYIQAKGDPIADLYEDIAAEEKARATYQWLIDMTDDVDLQDSLKFLREREIVHSLRFREAVEMIKSDWGTKKVFKV